From Armatimonadia bacterium, a single genomic window includes:
- a CDS encoding competence/damage-inducible protein A, with protein MKAEILAVGTELLLGEITDTNATFMSQSLAGIGVDLHFRHTVGDNLARLVGVLQTAARRSDVILLCGGLGPTEDDLTREGLAELTGRPLRRDAAAVEHLKAFFASRNRVPSEANYKQCEAPEGGLLLDNTCGTAPGLFVDFNGVWLFAVPGPPPEMREMMVREVLPRLRERANREGGGVLHTRVLRLCDIGESDVATLLSDIINAQTDPTIALYASPGEVKVRLATKDVDAQAAAERLTALEARLRERLGVHVYALDEDTMEVAVGKALRARRATVAVAESCTGGMIASRITDVPGASDYLLAGIVAYANAAKVAFLDVPEQILRTRGAVSEECARAMAEGVRRRVGADFGLATTGIAGPGGGTPEKPVGLVYVAVADKAGTECVTQTWPSTREQFKQRVSQMALNLLRKRVLASD; from the coding sequence TTGAAAGCAGAAATCCTTGCGGTCGGCACCGAACTCCTGTTGGGTGAGATCACTGACACTAACGCGACCTTCATGTCCCAGTCGCTGGCGGGAATCGGTGTAGACCTTCATTTCCGGCATACCGTAGGGGATAACCTGGCACGCCTGGTCGGGGTCCTGCAGACCGCGGCAAGGCGTAGTGACGTCATCCTCCTGTGCGGAGGGCTCGGCCCCACGGAAGATGATCTGACCCGTGAGGGCTTGGCTGAGCTGACGGGACGGCCGCTGCGGCGCGATGCAGCGGCCGTTGAGCACCTCAAGGCCTTCTTCGCCTCGCGCAATCGTGTCCCCTCAGAAGCCAACTACAAGCAGTGCGAAGCCCCTGAAGGCGGCCTTCTTCTCGACAACACCTGCGGTACCGCGCCCGGGCTGTTCGTGGATTTCAACGGCGTCTGGCTCTTTGCGGTTCCCGGTCCGCCGCCGGAGATGCGCGAGATGATGGTGCGGGAGGTCCTCCCGAGATTGCGGGAGCGTGCAAACCGTGAGGGCGGCGGAGTGCTGCATACCCGCGTCCTGCGCCTGTGCGACATCGGCGAGTCCGACGTCGCCACCTTGCTTTCCGACATCATCAACGCCCAGACCGACCCGACGATTGCCCTGTATGCCTCGCCGGGCGAGGTCAAGGTGCGCCTGGCAACCAAGGACGTCGATGCCCAGGCTGCCGCAGAGCGTCTGACGGCTCTCGAAGCCCGTCTGCGCGAGCGCCTCGGTGTCCATGTGTATGCCTTGGATGAGGACACGATGGAGGTCGCTGTCGGCAAGGCCCTGCGTGCTCGTAGGGCCACAGTGGCTGTTGCCGAGAGCTGCACCGGCGGCATGATTGCCAGCCGCATCACCGACGTGCCGGGAGCCTCGGACTACCTCCTGGCCGGAATCGTCGCCTACGCGAACGCGGCGAAGGTGGCCTTCCTCGACGTGCCGGAGCAGATCCTGCGCACCCGGGGTGCTGTGAGCGAAGAGTGTGCTCGAGCGATGGCCGAGGGCGTGCGACGCCGAGTCGGGGCCGACTTCGGCCTTGCGACCACGGGCATCGCCGGTCCGGGTGGTGGAACCCCTGAGAAGCCCGTCGGGCTGGTCTATGTGGCGGTAGCCGACAAAGCAGGCACTGAGTGCGTGACCCAGACCTGGCCCAGTACCCGCGAGCAGTTCAAGCAGCGCGTCTCCCAGATGGCCCTGAACCTGCTGCGTAAGCGGGTTCTGGCCTCTGACTAG